Proteins from a single region of Mustela erminea isolate mMusErm1 chromosome X, mMusErm1.Pri, whole genome shotgun sequence:
- the LOC116583592 gene encoding 60S ribosomal protein L39-like: MSSHKTFRIKRFLAKKQKQNGPIPQWIRMKTGNKIRYNSKRRHWRRTKLGL, from the coding sequence ATGTCTTCTCACAAGACTTTCAGGATCAAGCGATTCCtggccaagaaacaaaagcagaatggTCCCATTCCCCAGTGGATTCGGATGAAAACTGGTAATAAAATCAGGTACAACTCCAAGAGGAGGCACTGGAGGAGAACCAAGCTGGGTCTCTAA